A window of Yoonia sp. SS1-5 genomic DNA:
CAAGCGCGAAGGTCAGAAAATCGGTTGGCGAAATCCGCGTCTCGCCAATTGCAAACCCTTCCCGGAACCGCGCCCAGACCTCGACCAGGTCATCAACGCGCGCGCCCCAGATCAGCGCAAATAGCGGCAAGCTTAACAGATAAAGCCCAAGGCCAATCACCACGGGTAGCAGCGCCACGGTGCCCTTGGCCTCGCCATCCTCGGTCATCGAGACATTGCTGAGGTCCTGCAATGTCCGCTGTGCGACCAGCACAAAGCCGAGCAAGCCCAGTGACATCACCCATGAGGTCATCAGGGATAGACCGCCCGACCCGAACCCGACCGCCGCAATCAGGGGGGCGGCCAATGCTACGATGGTACAGCTGCGCCCGAGCAGCCGCCGCATACGTCCCGGTGACACCGGCGCGCCGTCCAGTTCGACCGGGGCCGTATTGATCGCCCGCCCCAGCCGCCACAGCAGAATGCCCATCACCACCAGATACGGCCATTCAATGGCCGCCTGCGCCCCATCGCTGACATCAACCGTGTTCAACGCTTGCCGAAACAGAAAACCCCCGGCCAGCACCCATGCCAGTCCCACGCCGTAAGCCCGGCCCCGCGACCGGGTTGCACTGTCATAGCCGAACTGGCCGGGTTTTTCGCCCGGCGGAAACAGGTGACGGCTCAGCCACCAGCCAAAGACCACAACAAAGCCTGCGTAAGGCAGTGCCTCCAGCACGTCGCCGCTGCGCAAGCCAAATATGTTCAGCGTGTCGAACCCCGCTGACAGCGCAAAAAGACCCAGAACCGGCACCAGGATCTGCACCATGGAAAGGATCAGCAACCAGAACGGCATCCAACGTGTCTCAAACCCTTCGACCCAGACGCGCAGATCGGTGACGGCCCGGCGCGCAATGCCCAACAGAAACACCCCCAGCACCACAAACCCAAGCGCCCGGGGCAAGTTGGCAACCAATTGTCCGGCCGCCCGCTCGCGCCCCCAGCCAGAGGCGGTTTCCACGCCGATGACAGAAAACACGTTCAAAACCGACGTCACCGCATCGCCAAGATGGGCGGGGTTCAGCGGTGACGGCCCACGCGTGGTCAGTGCCGTTGTCTGGCGCTGCAAAAGCTGCGTGTCGATTTCGCTGATCAGCCCATTCGCACGGGCATAGGCCTCTTCCGCCAGCACGCGCGGCGCGGTGAGGTCGTCCATCTGTGTCGCAAGCGCGGCGCGGCGGCGGGCGATGGCCTCTGCCTCTTCGCCGCTTTCAGGCACGGGGCCTAGCGCGTCGATCTGGGTCTGAACTGTCGCGATCCGGCCACCATTGACACCGGTCCGGGCCAGAAACACATCGCGCCATACCACAAGTTCGCTGCGAATGCGGCCCAGCGTAAAGGCCGATGCCTCGCCGGACAGGGCCAGCTGTTCGGCACGCAAGGCCAATTGGGTCCAATCCGCATCCGGATCAACGCCCACAACCACCTCGGGCGCAAGATCAGGCAGCGGGGTCTCTTCTGTTTGCTCGGGTGGGGCATCGGCCTCTGCCGTGGCCTCGGCAGTCGGGTCGGTTGCGGGGTCCACGCCGGGAATGGGAGTGTCTTGTGACAAAACGGCAAAGGGCCACAGCAGCAGGAGTGCCGCGATGACAAAGGGCCGGATCATACGTCCTCGCGCACCGATGGAATATCAGGCGCCCGGTCAAGCCAGTCAGGCACCGGCAAGCCTTTTTCGCGCATGAAATCAGGGTTATAAAGCTTGGATTGATAGCGGGTTCCATAGTCGCACAGGATCGTCACGATCGTGTGGCCCGGCCCCATATCCTTGGCCATCCGGATTGCGCCCGCAATATTCACCCCGGTTGATCCACCCATGCAGAGCCCCTCATCACGAAGCAGGTCAAATACAATAGGTATGGCCTCTTGGTCACTGATATTATACGTAAAATCAGGATTGAGACCTTCGAGGTTCTTGGTGATGCGGGCCTGACCGATCCCTTCGGAAATCGACACGCCTTCCATCTTCAGCTCGCCCGTTGTGTAGAAGGAATAAAGCGCCGCACCATCGGGGTCCGCCAGACCGATTTTGACGCCCTTGTCCTGCAGGGCCATTGCAACGCCCGTCAATGTGCCGCCAGAGCCGCAGGCACAGATGAAACCATCGACCTTGCCATCGGTCTGGTCCCAGATTTCGGGCGCCGTGGTTTCGATATGGGCCTGCCGGTTGGCAACATTGTCAAACTGGTTGGCCCAGATGGCACCATTGGGAAGGGTCTCGTTCAACTTGATTGCAAGCCGCTCGGAATAGCGGACGAAATTGTTCGGGTTGCGATACGGGGCGGCGGGCACTTCGACCAGCTCTGCACCGGCAAGGCGCAACATATCCTTTTTCTCCTGGCTTTGCGTCTCGGGGATGACGATGACCGTCTTGAACCCCATTGAAGCGCCAACAAGGGCCAGGCCGATCCCGGTATTGCCGGCGGTGCCTTCAACGATGGTCCCGCCCGGTTTCAGTTCACCCCGCGCAACGGCATCGCGAATGATATACAGCGCAGCGCGGTCCTTGACGGACTGGCCGGGGTTCATGAATTCGGCCTTGCCGAGGATGGTGCATCCGGTTGCTGCCGATGCTGCGCGCAGTTTGATCAGGGGGGTATTGCCTACCGCGTCTGCAAGGTCGGAACGGATGGTCATTTGGCGGGCCTTTCTTTGCGTCCCACATGTGTAGGACCGCGCCCCGCGGACATCAAGAGAGCGCGCGCAACCGATCCCGATGATAGGCCAGCCAATAGAGCAGCATCTGTAGCGGGCCGGTCGCTACTTCCCCCGATGCCGCAAGCCCCATGGCATCCGCAAAGTCCAGCGGATGCAGGCGCAAATCCTCATGCTCGTCCGCCAGACCACCATGATAGCGTTTGTCATCCGGCAAATCACACAGGCCCACAAAGCAATAGAAATAGCTGCTGGACTCACCGGGCGAGGCATAAAAGTCAGCCGCCGGTTCCAGCCTGCGGATATCCAGATTTGCCTCTTCCTTTGCCTCGCGCAAGGCCGCGTCCTGTGGTGTTTCCCGGGCGTCGATCATGCCGGCAACCGGTTCCAGCATCCAGGGGTTGGGATCATGGCGGGCCAGTGGCCCCATGCGGACCTGTTCGACCAGCAAAACACGGTCGCGCGCCGGATCATAAGGCAGCACAAGCGCGGCATCACAGCCCAGGAACGTCTCGCGCACCATGACATGCGACCGGGTGCCGTCAAACCGGCGATGGGTGACATCAACGCCCTGAAACCGAAAGAACGACCCTTGCGGCGGATGGGCCGCAACGATGCGCGCATCGCCCGGCTTGGGGTCGTGCCGGATCGTTGCGGGGGCAGCAACGGCGCGATGCTTGGACCAGGCGCGGGCTTCCATCATTGGCCACATGCGCCGTAGCGCGCCGGTTTCCGGCAAGGGCCTGTGCGAAAACAGCTCTGTCGCGGCCAACAGACCGGGTGACAGATGCGTGGCCTCCCAGGCATCAAGCGACCATTCACCCTGCCCTTCTTCGATCCCGTCGGGCGGCATGTAGCAACTGGCCTTGCGCGAGGCGCCATCGACAACAACGCTGACCTCTTCCAACCTATAGCCAAACTCGCCCTCGTAGAGGTCAAGACGCGCGATTTGTGCCGGGCTCAGATCGCACCAAACGATCCCGTCTGCGGCCTGACCGGGTGCGGGGGCAATACAGGGAAAAACCTCGCCTGCGATCGGACGCACACGATAATCGGGCAAGCTGGCGCGCAGCGGTGCGAACGCGCCCGGGCCCGCAACAGTCGCCATCAGGTCGTGCGACAACAACGTGCCGTAAACAAACAGGTCCATGATTTATGGATACCGACGCGCGAAATACTCGCCGATACAGGCACATAACATCCCACCCAGGGTCACCGTCAGGATCAGGTTGATGTCAAAGAAATCACGCGCCGCCCGCATCATCAAATCAAACACATCCACAACCGCATCCATGGGGCCGTCATAGAGACGGCGCAGAGATTTTCGGATCATGTTGATGAACGAAATGATGAATATGGTCCAGAAACCATAGGCAAACGCGCCCGTCAGCCCATGCCCCAACGCGCCGAAATAACCATTGCCCAGCCGTCCGCCGACAACCGTCCAGCCAACAAGGATGGCCAGACCAATCGACAACGGGATGACATAGTTTGGTGGATTGCCTTCAGGGAAGAACGGTCCGGCAATGATGCCGACATACCAGCCATAGATGAAAAAGGTAAGAGCGGCGGCAAGGCGTCCGGCGGTAGGCATCAACTGCATCCTCTTTTCCGCGCGCGCCCTTCTTTATGTGGTGCGGGTCACGGTAATCTGCGTTACGTCGCAGTTTCCGCTATGGAAAGTTCCCGCGCAAGAGGTCAGATATAAGTTCCACATCCGCTTGAAACGTTCGTCAAAGCCCAGGGCGGCAACACTGTCCCATTTCGCGTTGAACGTCTCGTGCCAACGCCGCAATGTCTGGCTGTAACTTTCGCCGAACTCAATTGATCTGGCGACTTTTAATCCAGCCTTTTCAATCTCTTGGCGTAAAATCACCGGGCTGGGCAGCATGCCACCAGGAAAGATGTATTTCTGGATAAAGTCGACGCCGCGCTTGTAGACATCCCAGCGCCGATGCTCGACGGTGATGATTTGAAGTGTTGCGTGTTTGCCCGGTTTCAGCCGCTCGCGCACGGTTTCGAAATAGGTCGGCCAGTATTTTTCGCCAACCGCCTCGAACATTTCGATGCTTGCGATACCGTCATATGTGCCGCTTTCGTCCCGGTAATCCTGCATCTTGATTGTCACCATGTCGGACACGCCCGCCTTGGCCATGCGTTCGACCGCATAGTCATGCTGTTCCTGGCTGATCGTCAGGCCCGTGACCTTCAGGCCCCGTTCTTTTGCGGCATATTCTGCAAAACCACCCCAGCCGCACCCGATCTCAAGCACGTGGTCGCCGGCCTGAACACCCATCTGATCGACCATGCTTTTGTATTTTTCGATTTGGGCGGCTTCCATGCTTTCTTGTCCGGTTTCGAACTTAGCCGACGAATAGGTCATCGTGTCGTCAAGCCAAAGCGCATAAAAGTCGTTGCCCAAGTCATAGTGATAGCTGATATTTTTCTTGGCTTGCCGTTTCGAGTTGCTTTGCATCCAAAACCGCATCTGCTCGTAAAAGCGGACAAGAAACTGGCCGGGAAACCCGTCATACATGTCTTCGGCATCGTCATGTACCAGATCCATGAACGCCATCAGATCAGGTGTCGACCACCAGCCATCCATGTACGCTTCACAAAAGCCAAGGTCGCCCTCGCGGATGGTGCGCGCAAAAAGATCGGCATTATGCACCTCGATCTCAGCAACAAAGCCCGGGTCCGGCCCTTCGGCGCGAAAGTGGCGCCCGTCAGGCAGAACGATATCAATCCGGCCGCGTTTCATGTTGCCAATCTTGTCGAAAACGGCGGCAAAATACCGTGGCAAATTCGATTGCCCCTGTGTGGTCGTAAGGATCATTGTCTTTCCCGTTTCTTTTTGTTGGCACCACATGTGCGCGCACCTGTAACAATGCACAAATTAACCTTTGCGACCCGGAAGTCACCGAAAACGATGCGAAAACTGCCAAGCTCGCACAAAATTGTTAAAATCCGCGCGCGGCGTAAGCGTCCAGCGCGCGTTTGCGCCCTTCATCGGCTGCCACCACAGGCGCGGGGTAATCCTGATCCGGTCTCATCTGCCAGCTTGCGGGGATCATATCAAAATAGGACGATGCGGTGTCAGATGGCTTTTTGTAAGGTTCCGCCAGCCATTTACGCGCATAGGCCCGGTCCTTGTCGAACTTGTCGAGTTGGGTCACAGGGTTGAACACCCGGAAATACGGTGTCGCATCAGGCCCGCTTCCCGCCGACCATTGCCAGCCCATGGCGTTGCTGCACGGGTCCCAGTCGATCAGACAGTCGGCAAACCAGTCGAGGCCGATTTTCCAATGACATAACAGGTGTTTGGTCAGATAGGATGCCACGATCATCCGGCCTCGGTTATGCATCACCCCGGTGACATACATCTCGCGCATGGCCGCATCGACAAACTGGATGCCGGTGCGCCCCTGTTTCCAGGCCTTGACCTCGGCCAGTCGTTCATCCGTGTTCCACGGGAAGGCGTCCCAGTCTTCCTTCCAGTTATCGCTGACGATGCGCGGGGTGTGATGCGCCAGATGATAGGCAAACTCGCGCCAGACCAGTTCCTTGAGGAAAACCTCTGCATCCGCCGCGCCCTCATGCAGCGCAGCCCAACCCGCCTGCCAACACTGACGGGGGCTGACCTCGCCATAGGTGAGGTTCTCGGACAGGCCAGATGTTCCTTTGACCGCCGGGATGTCCCGGTTTTTTTGATAGTTCTGAACCCTGTCGGCAATGAAGCTGTTCAGACGATCCATCGCAGCCCCCTCGCCCACGGTGCAATAGCTGGCAAGCGTGGCACGCCCGCGCTGCATGGCGGCACCCATCTGCCAATCGTCAATATCGTCAGATGATGGCCATTCCGACGGGGTTGGTATCGTTTTGGGCGTGGGCAGCGGGTTGGCCACATCGGTATTCCGGACGGATTTCCACATCGGCGTGAACACCTTGTAAAAGCCGCCTGTTTTGGTCGCGACGGTCCATGGCTCGAACAGGACATGTCCGGCAAAGCTTTGGGCGTCGATACCATCGGCCTTCAGCGCCGATTTTATGTCGGTGTCCCGGGCCTTGCTGGCTGGGTCGTAAAGGCGCGACCAATAGACAGATGTCGCCCCGGTGTCAGCTATCAGTTTCCTGAGCACCTTCAGCGCGCTCCCGCGCCGCAGGATCAGCCTGCTGTCTTTCGCCTTCAAAGCCTTGGACAGATCGGCGACGGACAAACCAAGCCGGAATTTTGCCGCCGCCCCCAGCGTTTCTGTCACCTCATCAAGGATAAAGACCGGAATGACGGGGCGTCCGCTGTCGCATGCGGCCGCGAGTGCTGCGTGATCTGCCAGCCGCAAATCGCGGCGGAACCACATCAGGATTGGGGGATTTTGCATGGCGCCTCCGCACAGGCGCATTGCACGGCCTGTTTCACATGACCTGATCTAGCGCGGTGATCAGCGCGTCAACCTCCGCCCCGGTTGTGTAATGCACAAAGCTGACCCGCAGAACCCCTTTCGCCAGATCGACGCCGCAGGCCTGCAAGGGGCGGCCTGCGTAAAAATCGCCACCTCCGGCCATGATCCCCAGCGGTGCCAGGGCGGCGGCGGCCTCTTCTGCGTTGCTTTCAAGCGC
This region includes:
- a CDS encoding DUF3772 domain-containing protein; this encodes MIRPFVIAALLLLWPFAVLSQDTPIPGVDPATDPTAEATAEADAPPEQTEETPLPDLAPEVVVGVDPDADWTQLALRAEQLALSGEASAFTLGRIRSELVVWRDVFLARTGVNGGRIATVQTQIDALGPVPESGEEAEAIARRRAALATQMDDLTAPRVLAEEAYARANGLISEIDTQLLQRQTTALTTRGPSPLNPAHLGDAVTSVLNVFSVIGVETASGWGRERAAGQLVANLPRALGFVVLGVFLLGIARRAVTDLRVWVEGFETRWMPFWLLILSMVQILVPVLGLFALSAGFDTLNIFGLRSGDVLEALPYAGFVVVFGWWLSRHLFPPGEKPGQFGYDSATRSRGRAYGVGLAWVLAGGFLFRQALNTVDVSDGAQAAIEWPYLVVMGILLWRLGRAINTAPVELDGAPVSPGRMRRLLGRSCTIVALAAPLIAAVGFGSGGLSLMTSWVMSLGLLGFVLVAQRTLQDLSNVSMTEDGEAKGTVALLPVVIGLGLYLLSLPLFALIWGARVDDLVEVWARFREGFAIGETRISPTDFLTFALVFAVGYLLTRFIQATLRKSVLPRTRLDLGGQNAIVAGFGYVGIMLAAIIAITSAGIDLSNLAIVAGALSVGIGFGLQNIVSNFVSGIILLIERPVSEGDWIEVGGQMGYVRAISVRSTRIETFDRTDVIVPNADLVSGQVTNWTRGNLVGRVIVPVGVAYGSDLDKVNAILKEVAESHPLVIMTPPPAILFNGFGADSLDFEIRAILRDVNYVMVAKSEMNHQIAQKFAEAGIEIPFAQRDIWLRNPEVLRKEGPA
- a CDS encoding NUDIX domain-containing protein, with translation MDLFVYGTLLSHDLMATVAGPGAFAPLRASLPDYRVRPIAGEVFPCIAPAPGQAADGIVWCDLSPAQIARLDLYEGEFGYRLEEVSVVVDGASRKASCYMPPDGIEEGQGEWSLDAWEATHLSPGLLAATELFSHRPLPETGALRRMWPMMEARAWSKHRAVAAPATIRHDPKPGDARIVAAHPPQGSFFRFQGVDVTHRRFDGTRSHVMVRETFLGCDAALVLPYDPARDRVLLVEQVRMGPLARHDPNPWMLEPVAGMIDARETPQDAALREAKEEANLDIRRLEPAADFYASPGESSSYFYCFVGLCDLPDDKRYHGGLADEHEDLRLHPLDFADAMGLAASGEVATGPLQMLLYWLAYHRDRLRALS
- a CDS encoding cyclopropane-fatty-acyl-phospholipid synthase family protein, whose protein sequence is MILTTTQGQSNLPRYFAAVFDKIGNMKRGRIDIVLPDGRHFRAEGPDPGFVAEIEVHNADLFARTIREGDLGFCEAYMDGWWSTPDLMAFMDLVHDDAEDMYDGFPGQFLVRFYEQMRFWMQSNSKRQAKKNISYHYDLGNDFYALWLDDTMTYSSAKFETGQESMEAAQIEKYKSMVDQMGVQAGDHVLEIGCGWGGFAEYAAKERGLKVTGLTISQEQHDYAVERMAKAGVSDMVTIKMQDYRDESGTYDGIASIEMFEAVGEKYWPTYFETVRERLKPGKHATLQIITVEHRRWDVYKRGVDFIQKYIFPGGMLPSPVILRQEIEKAGLKVARSIEFGESYSQTLRRWHETFNAKWDSVAALGFDERFKRMWNLYLTSCAGTFHSGNCDVTQITVTRTT
- a CDS encoding TrgA family protein, producing the protein MPTAGRLAAALTFFIYGWYVGIIAGPFFPEGNPPNYVIPLSIGLAILVGWTVVGGRLGNGYFGALGHGLTGAFAYGFWTIFIISFINMIRKSLRRLYDGPMDAVVDVFDLMMRAARDFFDINLILTVTLGGMLCACIGEYFARRYP
- a CDS encoding cysteine synthase A, encoding MTIRSDLADAVGNTPLIKLRAASAATGCTILGKAEFMNPGQSVKDRAALYIIRDAVARGELKPGGTIVEGTAGNTGIGLALVGASMGFKTVIVIPETQSQEKKDMLRLAGAELVEVPAAPYRNPNNFVRYSERLAIKLNETLPNGAIWANQFDNVANRQAHIETTAPEIWDQTDGKVDGFICACGSGGTLTGVAMALQDKGVKIGLADPDGAALYSFYTTGELKMEGVSISEGIGQARITKNLEGLNPDFTYNISDQEAIPIVFDLLRDEGLCMGGSTGVNIAGAIRMAKDMGPGHTIVTILCDYGTRYQSKLYNPDFMREKGLPVPDWLDRAPDIPSVREDV
- a CDS encoding deoxyribodipyrimidine photo-lyase codes for the protein MQNPPILMWFRRDLRLADHAALAAACDSGRPVIPVFILDEVTETLGAAAKFRLGLSVADLSKALKAKDSRLILRRGSALKVLRKLIADTGATSVYWSRLYDPASKARDTDIKSALKADGIDAQSFAGHVLFEPWTVATKTGGFYKVFTPMWKSVRNTDVANPLPTPKTIPTPSEWPSSDDIDDWQMGAAMQRGRATLASYCTVGEGAAMDRLNSFIADRVQNYQKNRDIPAVKGTSGLSENLTYGEVSPRQCWQAGWAALHEGAADAEVFLKELVWREFAYHLAHHTPRIVSDNWKEDWDAFPWNTDERLAEVKAWKQGRTGIQFVDAAMREMYVTGVMHNRGRMIVASYLTKHLLCHWKIGLDWFADCLIDWDPCSNAMGWQWSAGSGPDATPYFRVFNPVTQLDKFDKDRAYARKWLAEPYKKPSDTASSYFDMIPASWQMRPDQDYPAPVVAADEGRKRALDAYAARGF